The Methanophagales archaeon genome includes a window with the following:
- a CDS encoding threonine--tRNA ligase, whose amino-acid sequence MQLLFIHSDFIEYEARDKTRVAEEIENRSARVRVEEALVVFIAVERGDGDEYNSNSEYVVEKATEEVISVAKKVGAERIVLYPYAHLSSELASPEISMEILKAMEEQLRARGMEVKRAPFGWYKAFTIRCKGHPLSELSRKIKVGEEEKRASKALEAEEKAESDFFFMDERGELIAPSNFKFGDADEKLKKFFLYESEKRREVDKIPPHVELMKRLEIADYEPSSDPGNMRFYPRGELIKKLIEDYVREAVTGYGAAEVETPLMYSVKHPSLKDYIDRFPARQYSILGKDNKPDLFLRFSACFGQFLMSKDMSISYKSLPLKLFELAYSFRKEKRGELVGLRRLRKFTMPDMHTLCRDMSEALEEFKQQYEVCMRVLADIGFSTRDYEVAIRFTRDFYEAHRDFIKELVRIAGKPVLIELWDQRFFYFVLKFEFNFVDALGKASALSTVQIDVENAARYGIRYIDARGEEKEPIILHCSPSGAIERCMYALLEKAYMDKERGTPPMLPLWLSPTQLRLIPVAERHHEYIRAILPALDGIRVDVDDREETVSKKIRDAGREWIPYVGVIGDREVERGTVNVNIRATQQVEEMAVEELRRRIAEGIKGRPYRKLPLPLRLSERVRFVG is encoded by the coding sequence TTGCAACTGCTGTTCATACATTCGGATTTTATAGAATATGAAGCGAGGGATAAGACAAGAGTAGCAGAGGAGATAGAGAACAGAAGTGCGCGGGTGCGAGTGGAAGAAGCTCTTGTCGTTTTCATCGCTGTGGAACGTGGGGATGGAGATGAGTATAACAGTAACAGCGAGTATGTGGTGGAGAAGGCGACAGAGGAGGTTATATCGGTTGCGAAGAAGGTCGGTGCGGAAAGGATAGTTCTTTATCCCTATGCACACCTGAGCTCGGAACTGGCTTCGCCTGAGATAAGCATGGAGATACTGAAGGCAATGGAAGAACAGTTACGTGCACGGGGTATGGAAGTGAAAAGAGCGCCTTTTGGATGGTATAAAGCTTTCACAATCCGTTGTAAGGGGCATCCCCTATCAGAGTTATCACGTAAGATAAAGGTAGGAGAAGAGGAAAAGAGAGCGTCAAAGGCGTTGGAGGCGGAGGAAAAAGCGGAATCTGATTTCTTCTTCATGGATGAACGAGGAGAGCTCATAGCGCCATCGAATTTCAAATTTGGTGATGCGGATGAGAAACTGAAGAAGTTCTTCCTGTACGAGAGTGAGAAGCGGAGAGAGGTGGACAAGATACCGCCACATGTGGAACTGATGAAACGGCTGGAGATAGCAGATTACGAACCCTCTTCAGACCCCGGGAATATGCGATTTTACCCCCGGGGCGAATTGATAAAGAAGCTGATAGAGGACTATGTCAGGGAAGCCGTCACGGGATATGGTGCTGCCGAGGTGGAGACACCTCTGATGTACAGTGTGAAGCATCCATCGCTGAAGGACTACATTGATAGGTTCCCGGCGAGGCAGTACTCAATATTGGGTAAAGATAATAAGCCTGATTTATTCTTACGCTTCTCCGCTTGCTTCGGACAGTTCCTTATGAGTAAAGATATGAGTATATCATACAAAAGTCTGCCATTGAAGTTATTTGAACTTGCTTATTCATTCAGGAAGGAGAAAAGGGGCGAACTTGTTGGTTTACGTCGCCTGCGGAAGTTCACAATGCCCGATATGCATACACTATGCCGCGATATGAGCGAGGCGCTGGAGGAGTTCAAGCAGCAGTATGAAGTATGTATGCGTGTACTCGCAGATATTGGATTCTCAACCAGGGATTACGAAGTGGCGATAAGATTCACGCGGGATTTCTATGAGGCACACCGCGATTTCATAAAGGAGCTGGTGAGGATAGCGGGTAAGCCTGTACTGATAGAGCTGTGGGACCAGCGTTTCTTCTATTTCGTGCTCAAGTTCGAGTTCAATTTCGTGGATGCACTGGGCAAAGCATCAGCGCTCTCCACTGTGCAGATAGATGTTGAAAATGCTGCACGGTACGGCATAAGATATATTGATGCGCGTGGTGAAGAGAAAGAGCCTATCATACTCCACTGCTCGCCGAGCGGTGCAATTGAGCGATGTATGTATGCGTTGTTGGAGAAGGCGTATATGGATAAGGAGAGAGGAACGCCACCGATGCTACCGCTGTGGCTCTCACCTACACAATTGCGACTGATACCGGTTGCTGAGCGGCATCATGAGTACATCAGAGCTATCTTACCTGCTCTGGATGGCATACGGGTGGATGTGGACGACCGTGAGGAGACGGTATCGAAGAAGATACGGGATGCGGGTCGCGAATGGATACCCTATGTGGGCGTGATTGGTGACCGTGAGGTGGAGCGAGGGACGGTGAATGTCAATATCAGGGCGACGCAGCAGGTGGAGGAGATGGCTGTGGAGGAATTGAGGCGGAGGATAGCTGAGGGTATAAAGGGCAGACCATATCGGAAATTGCCACTACCGCTTAGATTATCAGAGCGAGTACGATTTGTGGGTTAA
- a CDS encoding acyl-CoA/acyl-ACP dehydrogenase — protein MEEKEEILFSTDENRFRAALQDFLHRMNAKELEREIYERDSYPRALYKRLGEAGFLAQVLPPEYGGRGSLTCEAILTEELGAACVPLAWIHSTSSYVYATISRFGTEEQKERFLGPMRMGMKTGAIAITEPDAGSDVMRIRTRAELKGDGYEIKGEKRNITNGSKADVLLVWAITDPQVEPARGMSAFIVEPCERKGFEVIEDYKLLGGFPGTVNSHIQFDGLSVPRENLLGKVNEGVRILFDELAIERVLYAAMLVGEARPVVELAADYSMEREQFGTPISRFEAVSFKLADMVTKLEAARLMVYHTTRLIDAGYTAEKESAMSKLLASEAFFESAHNTLQILGGRGLSEYPAEWAFRMARLSMIPAGTNEIMRYIVQREIYKAKAKARKRRRS, from the coding sequence ATGGAAGAAAAAGAAGAAATTCTCTTCTCCACGGACGAGAACAGATTTAGAGCAGCATTACAGGATTTTTTACACCGCATGAATGCGAAAGAACTGGAAAGAGAGATATACGAGCGTGATTCCTATCCAAGAGCGTTATATAAGAGACTTGGAGAAGCGGGCTTCCTGGCACAGGTATTGCCGCCAGAATATGGAGGAAGAGGGAGTCTTACCTGTGAAGCGATACTGACAGAAGAGCTTGGTGCTGCCTGTGTGCCACTCGCATGGATACATTCTACCTCTTCTTATGTCTATGCTACGATCTCAAGGTTCGGAACCGAGGAGCAGAAGGAGAGGTTCCTGGGTCCGATGCGCATGGGTATGAAAACGGGCGCTATCGCAATAACCGAGCCTGACGCAGGCAGTGATGTGATGCGCATCAGAACGCGGGCAGAGTTGAAGGGTGATGGGTATGAGATAAAGGGCGAGAAGAGGAATATAACAAACGGCAGTAAAGCTGATGTACTCCTGGTATGGGCAATAACAGATCCGCAGGTAGAGCCAGCAAGGGGTATGAGTGCATTCATCGTGGAACCATGCGAGAGGAAGGGGTTTGAAGTGATCGAGGATTATAAGTTGCTGGGAGGTTTTCCCGGTACTGTGAACTCCCATATCCAGTTTGATGGCTTAAGCGTTCCGAGAGAGAACCTGCTCGGTAAAGTGAACGAGGGTGTGCGTATATTGTTCGATGAACTTGCTATTGAAAGAGTGCTGTATGCCGCAATGCTTGTGGGCGAGGCGAGACCGGTGGTTGAACTCGCGGCAGACTATTCTATGGAACGAGAGCAATTTGGAACTCCAATAAGCCGATTTGAAGCTGTGAGTTTTAAGCTCGCGGATATGGTGACGAAGCTGGAAGCAGCGAGATTGATGGTCTATCATACTACGAGACTGATAGATGCCGGTTATACCGCGGAGAAGGAATCAGCGATGTCAAAACTGCTCGCTTCCGAGGCATTTTTCGAGTCTGCACATAACACACTACAGATACTGGGTGGCAGAGGGTTGTCGGAGTACCCTGCAGAATGGGCATTTAGGATGGCACGGTTGTCTATGATACCTGCGGGTACAAATGAGATAATGCGGTACATTGTGCAGCGAGAAATATATAAAGCTAAAGCTAAAGCGCGTAAGAGAAGGAGGTCTTAA
- the tsaA gene encoding tRNA (N6-threonylcarbamoyladenosine(37)-N6)-methyltransferase TrmO has product MEEKQNKMTLTPIGVIHSPYKSLRDCPRQVSKSEVVAVIEVFEQYAGGLKDIEGFSHIILLYWLHKSHGYSLLVRTPWDTELHGLFTTRSPNRPNPIGISVVKLIERRGNILRVKGIDVIDGTPLIDIKPYVPEFNFNDRDEKRIGWLTDKIKR; this is encoded by the coding sequence ATGGAAGAAAAACAAAATAAGATGACTTTGACCCCTATTGGCGTTATTCACAGTCCGTATAAGAGTTTAAGGGACTGTCCACGCCAGGTAAGCAAATCAGAAGTGGTAGCAGTGATAGAAGTCTTTGAGCAGTATGCAGGTGGACTGAAGGATATTGAAGGTTTCTCCCATATCATCCTTCTCTACTGGCTCCACAAATCACATGGCTATTCCCTGCTCGTAAGAACACCCTGGGATACCGAATTACATGGCTTATTCACTACAAGATCGCCAAATAGACCGAATCCAATAGGAATATCGGTTGTGAAGCTGATAGAGAGGCGCGGAAATATACTGCGGGTCAAAGGTATAGATGTCATTGATGGTACTCCCCTGATAGATATAAAGCCCTATGTACCTGAATTTAATTTTAATGATAGGGATGAGAAGCGGATTGGTTGGCTTACAGACAAGATAAAGAGATGA
- a CDS encoding sulfite exporter TauE/SafE family protein, which yields MELLIAIVVLVLTGAGVGFVSGLLGIGGSSIMVPITFFVFTALGVPGEVSIKLAFGSNLLVVFPTAVSGVSAHMRKRSVWWKPGLIMGIPGAIGSVTGAIFTLRFLNESILRLVFGLVIAIAAVRMLICKIPVTDTDGGVPESKMLVLIPSGFAIGIICGMLGLGGGIIIVPVLMLVSKYEMRYAIGTSLLIMTFISFAGAFAYLISGLSVPDLPPFSIGYVNLAAWACLAMTSIPIAYIGAITAHKLPATWLRYIFISIMFYIALKMIGPYFLLATIFERYLLLIS from the coding sequence ATGGAACTTTTAATAGCAATAGTGGTTCTGGTGTTGACAGGAGCAGGGGTTGGTTTTGTCAGTGGACTCCTTGGCATTGGCGGGAGTTCAATTATGGTTCCCATCACATTCTTTGTATTCACTGCACTTGGTGTTCCGGGCGAGGTCTCTATAAAGCTTGCATTTGGCTCTAACCTGCTTGTTGTCTTCCCAACGGCAGTTAGTGGTGTGAGTGCCCATATGAGAAAGCGTTCAGTATGGTGGAAGCCGGGATTGATAATGGGTATCCCGGGCGCGATTGGTTCTGTTACTGGTGCGATCTTCACCCTGCGATTCCTGAACGAGTCTATTTTGAGGCTTGTGTTCGGGCTTGTTATTGCAATCGCTGCCGTCCGGATGCTAATATGCAAAATTCCCGTTACCGATACTGATGGCGGAGTACCTGAAAGTAAAATGTTAGTGCTGATCCCTTCTGGTTTTGCAATAGGTATCATATGTGGCATGCTGGGACTTGGTGGTGGGATTATCATAGTACCGGTGCTCATGCTGGTGTCGAAGTACGAGATGCGTTATGCGATTGGGACCTCACTCTTAATAATGACTTTTATCAGTTTCGCTGGTGCCTTCGCGTATCTAATAAGTGGTCTTTCAGTACCTGATCTCCCACCTTTCTCCATCGGGTATGTTAACCTCGCTGCATGGGCTTGCCTGGCAATGACAAGCATTCCAATAGCTTATATAGGTGCAATAACCGCGCACAAACTCCCGGCAACCTGGCTGAGGTACATATTTATCTCTATCATGTTCTATATTGCACTTAAGATGATAGGTCCCTATTTCCTGCTTGCGACAATTTTCGAGCGTTATCTTTTATTGATTTCCTAA